The Sphingomonas sp. NBWT7 nucleotide sequence GCGCGCGAGGAAGTCGAGCCGCATCTGCTCGAAGTCGCGCACCAGCCCGGCGACGAGCAGTCGCTCCCACGGATCGGACGGAGCGAGCCGCGTCGCCGCCGCCTGCGCCCAATCGAGCCCGAGCGCCTCGCCGAGCCGGGTATAGGCGCGCGTCAATGCGGTCTCGTCGGTCTTCGACTTACCGCTGAGATCGACGAGGCCGATCGCGCCGTCGAGTTCGGACAGGCGCACCACGCGCGCAGCGAGCGCGTCGGGGGCGCCGGCGCGGGCGAGCGAGGCGGCGATCCGCGCGCTTTCCGTCCGCGCCTCGGCGAGCAGCAGGTCGGTCGCCTGCGTCTCGAGCTTGGCGACGCCCTTGCCGATGCGCGCGAGCACGTCGCCCGGCATCGTGCCGGGCGCGACGACGCGCAGCAGATCGGCGACCTGCCCACGGACGGCGCGTGCGACGCCCTCGAACAGCGCGAGGCGACCTGCCTCGGGCATCGCTGTCGTCTCGATATCGAGCCACAGCGTGTCGAGCGCGAACAGTCGTTCGACGACGACGAACATCGCAGCGACGTCACTCAGTGCGGCGCCTTCCTCCTCGGCGAGCTCGAACGGATTGAGCAGGCCGATGCGGTTGACGATGCGGTTGGCGAGCTTGGTCGCGACGATCTCGCCGCGCAGCTGGTGCTTGTCGATCGCCTTGGCGAGCCGCTCGCGCATTGCCGGCGGGAAGGCGGCGTGGAGATCGGGCTCAAGCAGCTTGTCGGCCCCGAGCTCGGCCTGCTCGATCGCGTCCTGAAGCGCGAGCTTGGCGGTCGACAGCAGCACCGCCAGTTCGGGGCGCGTCAGCCCGCGGCCTTCCGCCGAGCGGCGCAGCAGATCCTCGTTCGCCGCCAGCCCTTCGACGCGGCGATCGAGCCGCCCCGATGCCTCGAATATCTCGATCGCGCGCACGTAGCTCGGCACACCGCGCGCGCCGCCGCGCTCGGCGATCGACAGCGCGAGCGTCTGCAGGCGATTGTCCTCCAGCACGAGGTGCGCGACGTCGTCGGTCATCGCGCCGAGCAGTGCGTTGCGATCGTCGAACGAGAGGCGGCCCTCGGCCATCTCGCGGTTGAGCGCGATCTTGATGTTGACCTCGTTGTCCGAGCAATCGACGCCGGCCGAATTGTCGATGAAGTCGGTGTTGATCCGCCCGCCCTTGGCGGAAAACGCGATGCGTGCAGCCTGCGTGACGCCGAGGTTCGCGCCCTCGCCGATCGCCGTCGCGCGCAGCTCTTCCGCATCGACGCGCAGGCGATCGTTGGCGGGATCGCCGACCGCGGCGTTATTCTCGCCCGCCGCCTTCACATAGGTGCCGATGCCGCCGAACCAGATGAGGTCGACCGGCGCCTTGAGGATCGCGGAGATCAGCGCGCCGGGCTCGATCTCGTCGGCCGAGATGTCGAGCGCAGCCTTGATCTCAGGCGACAGGCGGATCGACTTGGCGGCGCGCGGGAAGACGCCGCCGCCGGCCGAGATCAGCGTGGCGTCGTAATCCTGCCAGCTTGAGCGCGGCAGGCTGAACAGCCGCGCGCGTTCCGCCCAGCTCACCGCCGGATCGGGATCGGGATCGAGGAAGATGTGGCGGTGATCGAATGCCGCGACGATCTTGAGCGTCTGCGACAGGAGCATGCCGTTGCCGAACACGTCGCCCGACATGTCGCCGCAGCCGACGACGCGGATCACGTCCTTCTGCACGTCGACGCCACGCTCGGCGAAGTGGCGCTGGACGGAGACCCACGCACCCTTGGCAGTGATGCCCATCGCCTTATGATCGTAGCCCTGCGATCCGCCGCTGGCGAAGGCGTCGCCCAGCCAGAAGCCGCGATCGAGCGCGATCGCATTGGCGACGTCGCTGAACGTCGCGGTGCCCTTGTCCGCGGCGACGACGAAATAGGGGTCCTCGCCGTCGTGGACGCGCACGCCGTCGGGATGGACGACCTTGCCGGCGACGATGTTGTCGGTGATCGACAGAAGCGTGCGGATGAAGATGCGGTAGCTCTCCGTCCCCTCCGCCAGCCAGGCGTCACGATCGGTGGCGGGGTTGGGCAGCTGTTTTGGATAGAAGCCGCCCTTCGCGCCGGTCGGCACGATGACGGCGTTCTTGACGCGCTGCGCCTTCATCAGCCCGAGGATTTCGGTGCGGAAATCGTCGCGCCGGTCGGACCAGCGCAGGCCGCCGCGCGCGACCGGGCCGGCGCGCAGGTGGATGCCCTCGACGCGCGGCGAGTAGACCCAGATCTCGCGCCACGGCAGCGGGGCGGGGAGGCCGGGGATGCGCGCGCTGTCGAGCTTGAACGCCAGCGCCTCGGCCGCGGCGGGGGCGAAGGCGTTGGTGCGCAGCGTGGCCGCGATCACCGCCTTGAACGCGCGCAGGATGCGATCGTCGTCGATCGCGACGATCGCGTCGAGCCCGGCGGCGATCTCGGCATCGATCGCGGCGACGTCTCCCGTCGCGGCAGGATCGTGCGCCAGCGTGAAGCGGTCGATCAGCGCCTTGGCGAGCGCGGGCGCGCGGCCCAGCGCGTCGGCGACGGTGGTGAGGCCGTAGGCGAGGCCTGCCTGGCGCAGATAGCGGAACCAAGCGCGGTAGAGCAGCACCGCCGCGGGCGTGAGCCCGGCGACGAGCATCAGGCGGTTGAACGCGTCGTTCTCCGCGGTGCCGCGCAGCACGTCGGCGATCGCGTCCTCGAGCACGGTGCGATCGATATCGGCGACGTCGGCACGCGTCTCGACGATGAAGTCGTGGACGAAGCTGTCGCTGTCCTCGCGCAGCCGCGTCGGCAGTTCGCCGATCACGCGATAGCCGAAATTCTCGAGCACCGGCACCGCCTCGGACAGCGCCAGCGCGCCGTGCGACTTGTAGATCTTGAGTCGGTGATCCTCGCCTGCCACGGCAGGATAGATCAGCACCGCGCGATCGGCCGCGTCGGCGAGCTCGGATACGCGCAGGATGTCCTCCGCCGCCTCCTCGGGCGTGCTGAGGTTCCTATAATTGGCGGGGAACGACGCCGCCCAGCGCAAGGCGAGGCGCGCGGCGCGCGCCGGCGCCAGCCGCTCGGCGAGCGCGGCCTCGACGTCGCGTTCCCAGCCGCGCACCATCTTGACGAGGCGTGCGTCGAGCGCGGCGGTATCGGGCACCGCGCCGCCCTGGCGCAGGTCGATCGTGTAGCGCAGCATCGCCACCGTGCCGTCTTCGAGCGAGATCGACCAGTTGAGGATCGTGCCGTTCGCTGCCTCCGCCAGCATCTCGCCGATCGCGACACGGCGCGCGGTGGTGAGATCGTCGCGCGGCAGCCACGCGAAGGCGAAGAGGTGGCGGCCGAGCGCCGAGCGCAGCAGCACGAGCTTGGGCCGCGGGCGATCGGCGAGGCTCATCGCGGTGAGCGCGAGCGACTCGACCGCCTCGGCATCGACCGCGGTGACAAGATCGTGCGGCAGCGCGGCCATCGCGTGCGTCAGCGCCTTGCCGGCGTGGCCGGCGGGATCGAAGCCGAGCTTCTTCTCGAGCTCGGCCAGCCGCTGGCGCAGCACGGGCACGCTGCGCGGCGGCGCGTTGAGTGCGGCGGAGGTCCACAGCCCGGCGTGGATCGAGAGGCCGGTGATCCGCCCGCCGTCGCGCAGCGGGACGACGACGAGATCGATCGGCGCGCGGCGATGGACGGGCGAGATCAGGCTCGATTTCAGCAGCAGCGGCGCTGGCTTGCCGGCAGCGAAATAGTCGATCGCGAGGCGACGCGAGCGCTCGGCGAGCAGCGCCGGTTCGTGCGGCTGGCGCGCGATGCCGAGCGGCGCGCGGTCGCTGGTGCCGTCTGCCAGCCAGCGTTCGTGGCCGAGCAGCGTGAAATGGCGATCAAGGAACCAGCGCATCAGCGCTGCGCCCTCGTGATCGCCGCCCGTCTCCTCGAGCATGCCGGCGTCGGCGGCGAGCGTCGCCTGCATCGCACGCCAGTCCGCCACCGCGGCGCGCACGTCGGCGAGGCCGGCGGTGAGATCGTCGACCAGCTCGCGCCGTTCGCGCGCGTCGGCGCGCTCGGTCTCGATATAGATCATCGATTCGCGCGTGCCGCTGTCGCCGACGCCGCCAAGCACGCCGTCGGCGTCGCGACTGACGGGCACGACGGGATGGATGATGCGGTCGATCGCGATGTCGTGCGCGCCGATCGCGCCGGCGATCGAATCGACGAGGAACGGCATATCGTCGTTGACGATGGCGAGGCGCATGCGGCGCGCCGTGCCGTCACCCGGCAGCGTATCGAGCGCGATCGCAACCGTGCCGGGCGCGCGGCGCTCCGCCGTGGCGGCGAGGAACGCAGCCGCCTCCGCCTGTTCCGCGGGGCCGAACCCGTCCAGCTCGCCCGGCAATGCGCCGTGGGTGAGCCGGTCCGCCAGCGCCTGGGTGAGCGCCTTCATCGATGCTTTCGCCATGCGCGCGCCTATGCGCCCGGGCGCGGCGGGGCTCAACCCCGGGTCATCAGTTTCGTATCGATTGAGACGAGATGGCGGCGGTCAGCCGATCGCAGCGAGCGCGCGGGCGGACAGATCGGGATCGTCGGTAACAGTGCCGAACACGTCGAGCCCGCCGGTCGGCGAAACGCGCGCGAGCAGCACTACGAGATCGCCCGGGAAGCCGCGCACGTCGAGCGGCAGCGTGGCGAGCGTCGCATGTTCCGGTGCGCGAGCGGCGGGCGGCGCGATCGCGGCATTGCCGAAGCCCGCGCTCGGCCCGTCCGCCCACACGGCGCCGTGCGCGGTGGGCGCCGGTGCGGTGCGCATCGCACCGGCGAGCTCGGCGAACAGCCGCTGCTGCTCGGCGCTGCCGACCAGCTCCTTCCAGTTGATGACGCCGTAGACGAAATCGATCGTCGACCCGTCGGACGAGAAGGGCATCAGGATGCCGCGATAGAGCGTGTTGTGCCCGCGCGTGCCGACGAACTCCGCCTCGAAGCCGATCGGCGCGCGATTGGCGATGATCTGAAGATAGTGATCGGTCAGCCGCGACAGCAGCGAGCGCTCGGGCACGTCCGAGATGCGCGTGATCCCCGAATCGAGATCGCACTCGTCGCGCAGCGCCTGGCCGAGAAAGCGGATCGAGGGATTGCCGACGCCGTCGGTGAAGTCGAGCAGTACGCTGTTGGGCCCGAAATCCGTGTTCTGCGCGGGATCGAGATCGACGATCGAGGGATAGGCGCGGCCTTGAAGCAGGCCGACCCAGTGATTGTACGCACGCACGTGCATGCGCCGCTCGTCGGTGCCGATGGCGATCATTGGTTCGCCTACGCCGCCTTCGGTGGGATCGTTCCCGTCGCTCGGGCGCGCCTCGTCGAAGCCGCGGATGTCCATGTGCGTCAATCCCCTGGGCAAAGTGCCTCTTGCGCCCGGCTTTGCGGCCAACAGGGTAAAGGGCAGGTAAAGCGCGAGCGCCCGAACACCGGCTTGCACCGATCGAGCGCGCCTGCTACGCGGCAATCATCGACGTGCCCCTTCGGGGCGCGCGGCGCCGCTTTAGCTCAGCTGGTAGAGCATCGCATTCGTAATGCGGGGGTCACAGGTTCGAGTCCTGTAAGCGGCACCATCCTCTCCTTTCATATAAGCTGGTGCTTTGGTTCGGTCGTCTGGCGTGCCGGGGGTGGCGCGTTGGTGCGACTTGGCTGATGCTGCGCAGATCGATCGGCGAAGCGATCGTGCGGGAGGATAGCGTATGGCGGTAGCTGGGGTGCCGAAGGTGCTGGCGTTCGACGTGTTCGGCACGGTGGTCGACTGGCGCACGAGCGTGGCGCGCGAATCCGCGATCTTTCTACAGCGGATCGGGCGGGCGGATATCGACGCTACGCGCTTCACCGACAGATGGCGCTATCGCTACCTCGACGTGATGAAGCGCTATCGCGAGACGGGGCGCAGCTTCACCGTGCTCGATGTTCTGCACCGCGAGATGCTCGACGAGACGCTGCGGGGCGACGGCGTCGATCCTGCCGCGCTCGACCCGGCGCTGTTGCAGGACTGGACGTTCGCCTGGCGGCGGCTCGCGCCTTGGCCCGACAGCGTCGCAGGGTTGGCGCGGCTGAAGACGCGATTTCCGATCGTGACATTGTCGAACGGCAATATCGCGCTGATGCTCGCGCTGGCGCGGCATGCGGGGCTGCCGTGGGATGCGATCCTGGGTGCGGAGGTGACGCAGGCGTACAAGCCTGATCCAGAGGCCTATGTGGGCACCGCGCGGATCCTGGGCGTAGCGCCCGGCGAACTGTGCCTCGTCGCCGCGCATCATAGCGATCTGGCCGCGGCGCGCGCGTGCGGACTCGCCACCGCCTATATCGCGCGACCTGACGAATATGGCGGGCGACGTACCGCGGACGACGACGCGGCGCAGGATTGGGACTGGTCGGCAAACAGCCTGGTGGCGCTGGCCGACGAGTTGGGGTGCCCGCCCGCCGCGTGAGGCGCCGCACGGCGGGGCGTGCGGCCCAGCAGGACAGCCGCGCACCCGTTCGAGCGCGCGGCCTGCGGGTCAGTAGATCAGTTGAGCGGTTCGCCCGAGATGGTGATGCGGTGCATCAGCCGGCGGTGGCCGTGGTAATCGTTCATCGCGCAATGCCACGTCGAGCGATTGTCCCAGATCGCGATCGAGCCGGGCGACCATTGCAGCCGGCACTGGAATTCGTCGCGCATCGCCACCTGATAGAGATAGGTCAGCAGTGGCTGGCTCTCTGCACGCGTCCAGCCTTCGAAATGCAGCGTGAAGGCGGGATTGACGTAGAGGATCTCGCGCCCGGTGCGCGGATGGCGGATGACGACGGGGTGGACGGCGTGGGTGCGCACGTCGTGCCCCTTCAGATCGGCGCCCTGATCGGTCTTCGAATAGATGCCGTCGGCACTGTAGATATGGTCGGCCGAATGGACCGCGCGCATCGTGCGCAGCGTCGCCTTCATGCCTTCCGACAAGGAATCGAACGCGGCGGATAGGCTGGCGAACAGCGTGTCGCCGCCGCTCGGCGGGGTTTCGCGCGCGAGCAGGATCGAGCCCATCGCTGGCACCTGATCGTAGCTGTGATCGGTGTGCCAGCCGCCGCCGATGTTGGTCTGCTGGTTCTCCGCCTTGCGCACCTCGGCAATCTCGGGATGGCCGCCGTTCGCCGGGAAGTAATTGTTGACGTCGATCGTCCCCCAACGGCGCGCAAAGGCGATATGCTGTTCGGGGGTGAGCTGCTGATCGCGGACGAAGACGACGCCGTGATCGGCGAGTGCATCGCGCATTGCGGCAAAGGTGCCGTCGTCGAGCTGGTTGAGATCGACGTCGGTGAATTCGACGCCGATATGCGGGGCGATCTTGCGTTCGGCGGCGCGCGCCAACGTCTGCGAAGCCATGGTCCTCTCCTCTGTCTTGTTGCATCGGCTTTTATGCGAGTCGCGAGCGTGGCATTGTCACCTGCGTGACAATTGCCGACGATCTGATGCCACTGCTGGCACGCAGCGGCTGGTTCGCGCGTCAGCCGGCCGCGTTGCAGCGGCGGTTGGCGGCGGCGGGGCGCGTCGTGTCGCTGGCGGCGGGGCAGTGGGTGTACAGCCAGGGCGACGAAGGCACCGGGCTGTGCGCACTGCTGAGCGGCGCGCTGCGGCTCGAGGTGGCGCTCGATGCCGAGCGCGACGTGCTGATCGGCATCGCGACGCCGCCCGCGATCCTGGGGCAGACGCAGCGGCGCGGCGGCGGGCCGCGGATCGTGACGACGCGCGCCAACGTGCCGTCGCGCGTGCTGCTGATCGCCGACGATGCGCTGGAGAGGGTGGCGGCGGCGGAGCCCGGCGTGTGGCGCGCGGTCAACGAGCTCGTCTACGCGCAGCTCGAGGAGATGACGCGCGTCGCGGCGCGGCTGCTGATCCAGGGCCCGGCGGCGCGCGTCGCGTGGCGTCTGCTGCAGATCGCCGATGGGACGGAGGCGAGGATCGGCCAGGCGGATCTCGCCGAGTTGACCGGCCTGTCGCGCAAGACGGTGAACGCGCATCTCGCGGCGTTCGAGGCGGCGGGAGCAATCACGCGCGGGTATCGCGGCGTGCGCATCGTCGATGCGTCGGCGCTGTCACGAATGATCGGGTAACGAACGATATTGCGAGTTAGTCGCAGATACGCTAGCGGGCAGCGATGACGAGCGCGGGAACAGCGGCGTGAGCGACGGGATGGTGCAGGACGCGCGGCAAGTGCGCGTGCAGCGCACTGCGCGGTCCGCCGCGCCGCCGGCAGCGCCGCGTGCCAGGCGGCGGGTGCGCGCGACGTTCCTGAAGCAGGTGCATCTGTGGCATTGGGTTAGCGCGGCGCTGTCACTCGCCGGGATGCTGCTGTTCGCGATCACCGGCATCACGCTCAACCACGCCGCCTCGATCGGCGCCGAGCCGAAGGTGACGCGCGCCGAGGCGGTGCTGCCGCCCACGGCAATCGCGGCGCTGCGCGGGGCTCGGCCGGCGGGCGCGGCGCTGCCCGCGGGGGTCGCCGCGGCGGTGACGGCGGCGGTGGCGCTCGACCCCGCGGGGCGGGCGGGCGAGTGGACCGATGAGGAGGTCTATGTCGCGCTGCCCGGGCCGGGGCGCGACGCGTGGGTGAGCATCGATCGCGCAAGCGGCCGGGTGGAGGCGGAGACGACGTGGCGCGGCTGGATCTCGTACGTCAACGATCTGCACAAGGGCCGCAACACGGGCGATGCCTGGTTCTGGTTCATCGACGCGTTCGCGATCGCCTGCATCGTCTTCACGCTGACCGGGCTGCTGCTGCTCCAGCTTCACGCCCGGCATCGCCCGTCCACCTGGCCGCTCGTGGCGACGAGTCTCATCCTGCCGCTGCTGCTGGCCGTGTTCCTGATCCATTGACGTGAAAGCCGAAAGAAGCCCCATGCGCCCTGCCCATCTGCTTGCCGCCGGCGCGATCGCCGCGCCGATCATCGCCGCCCCCACGGTCGCCGCGGCGCAGACGGTGAGCGTTACGATCCCGCGGCTCAACGTCGCCGAATATCACCGCCCGTATGTCGCCGGGTGGCTTGAGCCCGCGGCGGGCGGCGCGGCACGCACCGTGTTCGTCTGGTACGACATCAAGAAGCGCGGCGCGGAGCCCGGCACCAAGTGGCTCGCCGATCTGCGCAGCTGGTGGCGCAAGGGCGGACGCGGGCTGGCGCTGCCCGCCGACGGGGTGAGCGGTGCGACGCGCGCGCCGGGCACGTATCAGGTGCCGCTGCCGCGCAACCTGCCCGCGGGGCAATATGTGCTCAACGTCGAGGCGGCGCGCGAGACGGGCGGGCGCGAACTGGTGCGCGTGCCGATCACGCTGCCCGGCCGCGGCGGCAGCGCGACGGGCAGCACAGAACTCGCCGCCGTCACGGTTCGCTGAGAAAGGGACACACGATCATGCGCCTCTCCACCCTGCTGCTTGCCGCCGGCGGCGCGATCACGCTCGCCGCGCCGGCGCTGGCGCACCGCCAGTGGCTGCTGCCGTCGACGACGACGCTCGCCGACACCAATCAATATGTCACGGTCGACGCGGCGGTATCGAACGATTTGTTCTATCCCGATCACGTCGCAATGCGGCCCGAGCAGATCAAGGTGTGGACCCCCGATGGCGCGCCCGCGGCGATCGAGAATGCCGCCACCGGGCGGCACCGCACGACGTTCGACGTCAAGGTCGACAAGCCGGGCACGTGGAAGATCGGCACCGAAATGGCGAACGTGATGGGCAGCTTCACGCTCAACGGCGAGACGTGGCGCGTCGGCGGGCGGCGCGGGCCGATGGGCGGGCCGGGTGCGGCGGGAACGCCGGCGGGTGCTCCAGGTGCCGCGCGGCCGGCGCCCAAGTTCGTGGCGACGGCGGCCGAGATCCCAGCCGGCGCGGACGACGTCAAGCTGACCGAGGTTCTGAGCCGCAACGTCGTGTTCGTGACGGCGGGTGCGCCGAGCGAGGGCGTGTTCAAGCCGACGGGCAAGGGGCTGGAGATGCAGCCGGTGACGCATCCCAGCGCGCTGGTGGCGGACGAGGAGGGGCAGTTTCGCTTCCTCGTTGACGGCAAGCCCGCCGCCGGCATCAAGGTGACGGTGGTGCCCGGATCGAAGAAGTTCCGCACGGCCGAGGACGCGCAGGAGCTGACGACGGGCGCCGACGGGCTGCTGCGCGTCAAGTGGCCGGTCGCCGGCATGTACTGGCTAAGCGCCAGCGCAAGTGACGCGAAGGCGAGTGTGCCGCGCGCGACCGAGCGTCGGATGAGCTATACCACGACGCTGGAAGTGCCCGCGCCCTGACGCGCGCCGAGGCGGGCATGACGCCGCGGCTTGCGGTGCCGCGGACGCTCGATCCCCTGGCGCTGGCGGGGTGGGACGCGGGGGCGAGGCTCGCGACGCTCGGCGGCGCGACGATGGGCACGACATGGGCGATCCGCCTCGCCGCGCCGCCGGGCGACGACCTCACCGACTTGCGGCGTGAGGTCGAGGCGCTGCTGGCGCGGCTGGTGGCGCAGATGAGCCACTGGGAGCCAGCGTCGCTGTTGTCGCGGTACAACCGCGCGCCCGCCGACAGCTGGACCGCGCTGCCGCCCGAATTCGCCACGGTGATGGCGGCCGCGCTCGACGTGGCGGCGCGATCGGATGGGGCGTTCGATCCGGCGATCGGGGGGCTCGTCGACCTGTGGGGCTATGGCGCGTTGCCGGCGGCGGGCGTGCCGGATGCGGCGGCGATCGACGCGGCGCGAGTTGCCGGCGGGTGGCGGCGGCTACGCTTCGACCGCGCCGCGCGGCGGCTGTACCAGCCCGGCGGCGTGCGGCTCGACCTGTCGGGCATCGCCAAGGGCTATGCCGTCGACGCGGTTGCGGCGCTGCTCGCGGCGCGCGGCGTGCGCCATTGCCTGGTCGAGATCGGCGGCGAGTTCGTCGGGCGCGGGATGCGGCCCGATGGCGATCCGTGGTGGGTCGAGCTCGAGACGCCGGGCGACGTCGCGGCGCCGATCCGCGTCGCGCTGCACCAACTCGCGGTCGCGACCTCAGGCGATTACGTGCGCGGGCACCACACGATCGATCCGCGGACGGGCCATCCGGTCGATCACGCGCTCGTCGTCAGCGTGCTCCACGCCAGTGCGATGGTCGCCGACGCCTGGGCGACCGCGCTCGGCGTTCTGGGTGGGACGGCAATGATCGAGCGGGTGACGGGCGAAGGGTTGGCGGTACGCGCGCTGCTGCGAAAGGGTGACGGCGTGAGTGAGTGGATCAGCCCCGCGCTTGCGGAGATGCTGACGGACTGACCGGGGGCCGCCCGTTATTGCGCGAGCCGGACGATTTTGACGCGGGTGCCGGGCGTGAGCGGGTCGGTCGATTTCCCGCCGTTGAGCAGATCGAACAGTGCGCGCGGCGCGGCGTCCGCGTTCAGCGCCGAGAGGCTCGCGCGCGTGTCACCGGCGCGGACGGGAACGACGCGCACGAAGCGTGGGCGCAGCCGTGCCGCCTCGTCCGGCGACAGCCGCCGGAACGAGGCGAACAGCGCCGCCACTGCCGCCGCATCGGCATTCGCCGGCGGGGAGGCGACGATGAAGTGATACGCTTGGCCGTCGCCCCCATCGTAGACCGCGATCGACAGCGGCACCGCGCCGTCGCGCACCGCCAGCCGCAGCCGCAGCAGCACCGCGGGGATGCCGTTGATCACGGTCGAGACGGCATCGTCGAGCGTCGCTGGCGCATCGCCGACGATATGGTTGGCGAGCGCCTCGGCATGCGCCTCGAGCGTCGGTGCGGCGAGCGGTGCGCCGCCGAACTCGCCGGAGATGCCGTTGGGGCCGGTGAGCCGGATCGCCTGCGGGCTGTTGGTCAGCGCGAAGCCGGGGGGCGCCTCGAACGAGATGCGCATGATCGGATGCGCGAAGCGGCGCCCGAGCACGAAGCCCTGTTCGGGATCGTCGCCCCATAACAGGCCATCGACGGCATCAAGATAGGCGTCCGCGCGCTCGGGCAGCTCGTCGTCCTTCAGCCCGGTATCGTCCGCCGCATCGCGCGCGCGATCGATGCGATGCGCCGTCGTCGGGTGGCTGAGCGCCCATTCGGGGATGCCGCGCGCGGTGTCGCGCCGCTCGGTGGCGGTGAGGAACGCCTCCTGCCGTTGCAGCGCGGCGAGCATGTCGCCGGCGGCGTAGACGTCGTAGCCGGCGCGCTGGAGATAACGAATGCCATAGTCGTCCGCTTCGTATTCCTGCCCGCGCGAGTAGCGCAGCGTGAAATATTGTGCCGCCTGACTGGCGAGCCGGGTGAGCCGCTCGGACCCGGTGACGCTGACCGCGATGACGCCGAGCGTGCGCCAGATCGACCGCTGCTGCTGGCGCTGCGCGTGCTGCGCGGCGATGTGGCCGACCTCGTGGCCGAGCACGGAAGCGAGTTCCGCCTCGCTCGTCACCACCGCGAGTAGCCCGCGGGTGACGTAGATGAAGCAGCCGGGGACGGCGAAGGCGTTGACGACGTCGCTGTTGACGAGCGTGAAGGTGCATTCGCCGGGCGTGCCGGCGGCGGCGGCGATGCGTTCACCGACCGCGGCGACGTAGCGCGCCTGCGGCCCGGCGTAGGCGCCGCCGAACTCGGCGAGCAGCTGCGGATGCTGCTGCGCGCCGATCGCGCGTTCCTCGTCGGTGATCTCGGGCGCGGCATCGGGCACGCCGCCGCCACAGCTGGCGAGCAGTAGCGCGAGCGCGGTGGCGAGGATGCGCCGCGTCACGAGCGGTCGAGCATCCGGCAGGCACGCCGCATCAAACCGGCCGAGCCCGCCCATCCGATCCGGCGCGAGAATAAGAGAGCCATCGAGCGCGTCCTGCCTTTCCGCCAACCGCAACGGTCGAGCCGCCATCCGGTTCGATCGCGCGCGGATCGAGTGGCGATCAGGCGGCGGCGGGGCGGGCGCGGTGGCGCGCGAGATCGCGCTGATAGGCGATCAGCCGCCGCTCGATCTGCTCGCGCCCCGCCTCGCTCGCCGCGCCGCGCAGCGCGAGCGCGTAGCCGTAGCCGACGCTCGCCTCGATCTCCTGCACGTCGATCGCGCCGAGCACCCAGGCGAGCATCGCGGCGACATAGACCGCGTCCAGC carries:
- a CDS encoding FAD:protein FMN transferase encodes the protein MTPRLAVPRTLDPLALAGWDAGARLATLGGATMGTTWAIRLAAPPGDDLTDLRREVEALLARLVAQMSHWEPASLLSRYNRAPADSWTALPPEFATVMAAALDVAARSDGAFDPAIGGLVDLWGYGALPAAGVPDAAAIDAARVAGGWRRLRFDRAARRLYQPGGVRLDLSGIAKGYAVDAVAALLAARGVRHCLVEIGGEFVGRGMRPDGDPWWVELETPGDVAAPIRVALHQLAVATSGDYVRGHHTIDPRTGHPVDHALVVSVLHASAMVADAWATALGVLGGTAMIERVTGEGLAVRALLRKGDGVSEWISPALAEMLTD
- a CDS encoding M48 family metalloprotease, producing MTRRILATALALLLASCGGGVPDAAPEITDEERAIGAQQHPQLLAEFGGAYAGPQARYVAAVGERIAAAAGTPGECTFTLVNSDVVNAFAVPGCFIYVTRGLLAVVTSEAELASVLGHEVGHIAAQHAQRQQQRSIWRTLGVIAVSVTGSERLTRLASQAAQYFTLRYSRGQEYEADDYGIRYLQRAGYDVYAAGDMLAALQRQEAFLTATERRDTARGIPEWALSHPTTAHRIDRARDAADDTGLKDDELPERADAYLDAVDGLLWGDDPEQGFVLGRRFAHPIMRISFEAPPGFALTNSPQAIRLTGPNGISGEFGGAPLAAPTLEAHAEALANHIVGDAPATLDDAVSTVINGIPAVLLRLRLAVRDGAVPLSIAVYDGGDGQAYHFIVASPPANADAAAVAALFASFRRLSPDEAARLRPRFVRVVPVRAGDTRASLSALNADAAPRALFDLLNGGKSTDPLTPGTRVKIVRLAQ
- a CDS encoding DUF4198 domain-containing protein translates to MRLSTLLLAAGGAITLAAPALAHRQWLLPSTTTLADTNQYVTVDAAVSNDLFYPDHVAMRPEQIKVWTPDGAPAAIENAATGRHRTTFDVKVDKPGTWKIGTEMANVMGSFTLNGETWRVGGRRGPMGGPGAAGTPAGAPGAARPAPKFVATAAEIPAGADDVKLTEVLSRNVVFVTAGAPSEGVFKPTGKGLEMQPVTHPSALVADEEGQFRFLVDGKPAAGIKVTVVPGSKKFRTAEDAQELTTGADGLLRVKWPVAGMYWLSASASDAKASVPRATERRMSYTTTLEVPAP